A genomic region of Homalodisca vitripennis isolate AUS2020 chromosome 5, UT_GWSS_2.1, whole genome shotgun sequence contains the following coding sequences:
- the LOC124361872 gene encoding uncharacterized protein LOC124361872: MGLIEDELEEVRKLCEHLIAGSRLISCVRSMVRVEIKRTQFKQLVICIQFPEDYPASPLLIELKSKTLVDQLLAKVTTVCEEEAKKYLGKPQILKVLKLLRNFIDENPLSCCYNEVLALKKQLQGDLDELKVRQKTSSLILRVQQGNYYLRAKILVPDDYPLKNVGLEDVDTNFPPLFERFFIAQAKEISRQCIEPPLQRKPSDAFSPKPSVLPTVSFLIEAVKTIPQDKCQFCQEQCLPPDPQNVEKNESADMHVERVYCGHLFHLQCLITYMKTPPFKGGKKCPLCNKQIFHDKWKVSERLAEVRWAHQQARERELQEVSEFFE; the protein is encoded by the exons TGGTTCGTGTCgaaataaa AAGAACTCAATTCAAACAGCTGGTTATCTGCATCCAATTCCCTGAGGACTACCCAGCATCACCTCTCCTGATTGAGTTGAAGTCAAAAACATTGGTGGATCAGCTGTTAGCGAAAGTTACAACTGTTTGTGAAGAGGAAGCAAAAAAATACTTGGGAAAACCACAG attttaaaggTTCTCAAACTTCTAAGAAATTTTATTGATGAGAATCCTTTGTCCTGTTGCTACAATGAGGTCCTTGCCTTAAAGAAGCAGTTACAGGGTGATCTGGACGAACTGAAAGTCCGTCAGAAAACATCTTCTCTCATCTTAAGAGTTCAACAGGGAAATTACTATTTAAGAGCAAAAATATTAGTGCCTGACGACTACCCTCTTAAAAACGTTGG GTTAGAGGATGTGGACACAAACTTCCCACCGTTGTTTGAACGTTTCTTCATCGCTCAAGCTAAAGAGATTTCAAGACAGTGTATTGAGCCACCGCTGCAGAGGAAGCCGTCAGACGCCTTCAGTCCAAAACCGTCTGTGTTGCCCACGGTCAGTTTCCTCATTGAGGCAGTCAAAACGATTCCTCAAGATAAATGTCAGTTCTGTCAGGAACAGTGTCTCCCTCCAGATCCACAG AATGTGGAAAAAAACGAATCAGCAGACATGCACGTGGAGAGAGTATACTGTGGCCATTTGTTTCATCTGCAATGCCTCATCACCTACATGAAGACCCCTCCGTTCAAAG GTGGGAAGAAGTGTCCACTCTGCAACAAACAGATATTCCATGACAAGTGGAAGGTGAGCGAGAGGTTGGCCGAGGTCAGGTGGGCTCATCAGCAGGCTCGGGAGAGAGAGCTGCAAGAGGTCTCGGAGTTTTTTGAATGA